The proteins below are encoded in one region of Rana temporaria chromosome 2, aRanTem1.1, whole genome shotgun sequence:
- the LOC120928627 gene encoding olfactory receptor class A-like protein 1, which produces MDPQQILKATAFMLLMIIGIPGNLFILVQFTYIRLKERKLLSNNKILTVLSFNNFLIIIARVIPQTLDAIAVENLLDDTECKLVLYTYRVNRAMSIGVTSLLSCHQCILIAPMTGMWVYLKQKVLKNPTIIILFFWIMNLSTYPVFVMNAHARKNISAAYALHVIYCDAEFLNQISYIANGVFYTVRDLIFVTLMIGASSYIVLTLFNHEKSMRKMKSLNNPQRRSAIDKASRTVFLLVALYVLLFGLDNSLWIYTLTVPKVETEINDIRIFVACCYAALSPILVITTNPKLQISFLYLYKRRPFQNMLSSDVNVYCITTQQNNGNLCSALQTVFDDGKFSANTCSKINNIAKTSAR; this is translated from the coding sequence ATGGACCCCCAGCAAATACTGAAAGCTACTGCATTTATGCTTTTAATGATAATAGGTATCCCAGGAAATTTGTTTATTTTAGTTCAATTTACTTACATTAGACTAAAGGAGAGGAAATTATtatcaaataataaaatattgacaGTGCTCTCCTTTAATAATTTTCTGATTATCATAGCACGTGTTATTCCACAGACATTGGATGCTATTGCAGTTGAGAACTTGCTTGATGATACAGAGTGCAAACTTGTCCTATACACTTATAGAGTTAATAGGGCAATGTCTATAGGTGTTACCAGTTTACTAAGCTGCCACCAATGTATTCTTATTGCTCCAATGACAGGAATGTGGGTGTACCTTAaacaaaaagtgttaaaaaatccAACTATTATAATTTTGTTCTTTTGGATTATGAATCTCTCAACTTACCCTGTCTTTGTCATGAATGCCCATGCCAGGAAAAACATATCCGCAGCTTATGCCCTTCATGTGATATATTGTGATGCTGAATTCCTAAACCAGATATCTTATATTGCCAATGGAGTTTTTTACACTGTTCGGGATTTGATTTTTGTGACACTAATGATTGGGGCAAGCAGCTACATTGTATTGACTTTGTTTAACCATGAAAAAAGTATGAGAAAAATGAAGAGTTTGAACAATCCCCAAAGGAGATCAGCTATAGATAAAGCTTCAAGAACTGTCTTTTTATTGGTAGCCCTTTATGTCTTGCTTTTCGGATTAGATAACTCTTTGTGGATCTATACATTAACCGTACCTAAAGTGGAGACTGAAATCAATGACATTCGTATATTTGTAGCTTGTTGCTATGCAGCTCTAAGTCCCATACTTGTAATAACAACAAACCCCAAACTGCAAATTAGCTTCTTATACCTGTATAAACGGAGACCCTTCCAAAATATGTTATCAAGTGAtgtaaatgtgtattgtataacaACACAACAAAACAATGGTAATTTATGTTCAGCATTACAAACAGTATTTGACGATGGGAAATTCAGTGCAAATACatgcagtaaaataaataatattgccAAAACTTCAGCCAGGTGA